One genomic region from Clostridium saccharobutylicum DSM 13864 encodes:
- a CDS encoding crispr-associated protein, Csh1 family — protein MLKECLEVFKKKLDENGDKFIIDSYVLEQGTYLLIEPKGDSYQIREKIDIIFDKKTKEINGKSNSNFENICNYDYNSRIINTNKPMASGTFVNKRIIHSNNYFSFIVKKESLINGKLTNEIIDNYYETLSDPFIKYSKSQNAMKIYESVEKELGKVDKEIVERIRNWIKENIFNLDIDIKGKDYLKIFFEYPIKDYKREGKRYLVPNIYNSNEFNIIVKDKIYGLPNDNMGLNSKKPYLENKTRKIIVPYLIDNTNILLQKKFFDYLMNFVVIGRTNVYIDNCNNKIYVYENEELPDRNFKGIFLRIKLISNKTGKEVEIQDYDIITGYKPNLTRKFKFKNILNIEQNSKSVSIKEYGDYGKIKEMQQLLNDIFFQNKLIKNYFKESKDLLIDDSSLKSNLLLSRETIFNWIYKGIDNDIFPVLNKISLSLLKGSIKNGYISKAKHQFNLRWSLIYYFKEGKRMAEILNEVNEVLRKKINSKEYDPIENDEQYYFSVGQVVAFLLSKYRGKNKPFSLAKPIVNSKNNEIIKENLRKMYNKYSYDPSINIKRFKNFYVMISGYIPEGKVNQDMIIAGFLSNSLVYEKDKEENK, from the coding sequence TTGCTAAAAGAGTGTCTTGAAGTATTTAAAAAGAAGTTGGATGAGAATGGTGATAAATTTATAATAGACTCATATGTACTAGAACAAGGAACATATCTTTTGATTGAACCAAAAGGTGATTCATATCAAATTAGAGAAAAAATTGACATAATATTTGATAAAAAAACTAAAGAAATAAATGGGAAAAGTAATTCTAATTTTGAAAATATATGCAACTATGATTATAATAGTAGAATTATAAACACTAATAAACCAATGGCTAGTGGAACTTTTGTGAATAAAAGGATAATTCATAGTAATAATTATTTTTCATTTATTGTGAAAAAAGAAAGTCTAATAAATGGAAAATTAACAAATGAAATCATTGATAATTATTATGAAACACTATCTGATCCATTTATAAAATATTCGAAATCTCAAAATGCTATGAAGATATATGAATCTGTAGAGAAAGAGCTAGGGAAAGTAGATAAAGAAATAGTAGAAAGAATAAGGAATTGGATAAAAGAAAATATATTTAATTTAGACATTGATATTAAAGGAAAAGACTATTTAAAGATATTTTTTGAATATCCTATTAAAGATTATAAAAGAGAAGGTAAGCGGTATTTAGTTCCCAATATTTACAACAGTAATGAGTTTAATATTATAGTTAAAGATAAGATATATGGACTTCCTAATGACAATATGGGACTTAATTCTAAAAAACCTTACTTAGAAAATAAAACAAGAAAAATCATAGTGCCATATTTGATAGATAATACAAATATATTACTACAAAAAAAATTTTTCGATTATTTGATGAATTTTGTAGTTATAGGTAGGACTAATGTTTATATTGATAACTGCAATAATAAAATTTATGTATATGAAAATGAAGAATTACCAGATAGAAATTTTAAAGGTATATTTCTAAGAATAAAATTAATATCAAATAAAACTGGCAAAGAAGTAGAAATACAAGATTATGATATCATAACTGGATACAAACCTAATTTAACTAGAAAATTTAAATTTAAAAATATTTTAAATATAGAGCAAAATTCTAAAAGTGTATCCATAAAAGAATATGGAGATTATGGAAAAATAAAAGAAATGCAGCAATTATTAAATGATATATTTTTTCAAAACAAATTAATAAAAAATTATTTTAAAGAATCCAAAGATTTGTTAATTGATGATAGTTCATTAAAAAGCAATCTTTTATTATCTAGAGAGACTATATTTAATTGGATTTATAAGGGAATAGATAATGATATATTTCCTGTATTAAATAAAATTTCCTTAAGCCTTTTAAAAGGTTCAATTAAAAATGGATATATTTCAAAGGCAAAGCATCAATTTAATTTACGATGGTCACTAATTTATTATTTTAAGGAGGGAAAAAGAATGGCTGAAATATTAAATGAAGTTAATGAAGTGTTAAGAAAGAAAATTAATTCAAAAGAATATGATCCAATAGAAAATGATGAACAATATTATTTTTCGGTTGGGCAAGTTGTAGCATTTTTGTTATCAAAATATAGAGGAAAAAACAAGCCATTTTCCTTGGCAAAACCTATTGTTAATTCTAAGAACAACGAAATTATAAAAGAAAATTTAAGGAAAATGTATAACAAATATAGTTATGATCCGAGTATAAACATAAAAAGATTTAAAAATTTTTATGTAATGATTAGCGGATATATTCCAGAAGGTAAGGTTAATCAGGATATGATTATAGCTGGATTTTTAAGTAATAGTTTGGTGTATGAAAAAGATAAGGAGGAAAATAAATAA
- a CDS encoding type I CRISPR-associated protein Cas7: MDKRIYGVLGISSIMGNWNADFTGYPKTTSDGIVFGSDKALKYPMKKMWENNGEKVLYIKSMRISNEKKGEIQVVPRNLKERYEYIFNTENLKYCKDTKEILTNLFKTIDVKNFGATFAEEGKNISITGAVQIGQGFNKYIGTYSETQQILSPFRDDSKAQKEAKKKKNENWEEEEDAKNSTLGNKIVSNEAHYFYPFTINPLAYKEFVELGVTDGYTEEDYKKFKKTSLVSATSFATNSKIGCENEFGLFVETDEDLYLPNLSEYISFNKGESKNTIELNCSDLINSVVDKVKAIEIYYNPYTTEIKSDIKGAKIYNIFTQEEV, encoded by the coding sequence ATGGATAAGAGAATATATGGGGTATTAGGAATTTCATCTATAATGGGTAATTGGAATGCAGATTTTACTGGATACCCCAAAACGACTTCTGATGGAATAGTATTTGGAAGTGATAAAGCATTAAAATATCCAATGAAAAAAATGTGGGAAAATAACGGAGAAAAAGTATTATATATAAAATCTATGCGAATATCTAATGAAAAAAAAGGTGAAATTCAAGTTGTACCAAGAAATTTGAAAGAGCGATACGAATACATCTTTAATACTGAAAATTTAAAATACTGTAAAGATACAAAGGAAATACTAACAAATTTATTTAAAACAATTGATGTTAAAAATTTTGGTGCCACATTTGCAGAAGAAGGAAAAAATATATCAATTACAGGTGCAGTACAGATAGGGCAAGGCTTTAACAAATATATAGGCACATATTCTGAAACACAACAAATATTATCTCCGTTTAGAGATGATTCAAAAGCTCAAAAAGAAGCGAAAAAGAAAAAAAATGAGAATTGGGAAGAAGAGGAGGATGCTAAGAATTCAACCCTTGGAAACAAAATTGTAAGTAATGAAGCTCATTATTTTTATCCATTTACTATAAATCCATTAGCTTATAAAGAATTTGTAGAACTTGGGGTGACTGATGGTTACACAGAAGAGGATTATAAAAAATTTAAGAAGACATCTCTAGTGTCAGCTACATCTTTTGCTACAAATTCAAAGATTGGATGTGAAAATGAATTTGGTTTATTTGTAGAAACAGATGAGGATTTATACCTGCCTAATTTATCTGAATATATAAGTTTTAATAAAGGAGAAAGTAAAAATACAATAGAACTAAATTGTTCAGATTTAATAAATTCAGTTGTAGATAAAGTTAAAGCAATAGAAATTTATTATAATCCTTATACAACTGAAATTAAATCTGATATAAAAGGAGCAAAAATTTATAATATATTTACACAAGAAGAGGTGTAA
- the cas6 gene encoding CRISPR-associated endoribonuclease Cas6, which translates to MNVFQIKLKIFVLKDIPIEDSQGTVSAFIDSGLIKDEKLLEFHESNKFKGYCFDAPYPLEDDKIYKKDKIYTITIRTIDKNLAEFFANKLVNEFNENVKGLTSEIRILPKKHIEKLYSITPAVMKNEDGYWKNKIKLDDFERRLKENLIKKYNSTMNLKIDEDFQLYTSIEFKNKKPISTKYKNIKLLGDKISLNIAENENAQKLAYMSLGTGIFEMNARGYGYVNYRWL; encoded by the coding sequence ATGAATGTTTTTCAAATAAAGCTAAAAATATTTGTGCTAAAAGATATACCTATAGAAGATTCACAAGGAACAGTGAGCGCGTTTATTGATAGTGGATTGATTAAAGATGAGAAACTATTAGAATTTCATGAAAGTAATAAATTTAAAGGATATTGCTTTGATGCTCCATATCCATTAGAAGATGATAAGATTTATAAAAAAGATAAGATTTATACAATAACTATTAGAACTATAGATAAAAATTTAGCAGAATTTTTTGCAAATAAGTTAGTAAATGAATTTAATGAAAATGTTAAAGGTCTAACATCAGAAATAAGAATATTACCTAAGAAACATATTGAAAAGCTCTATTCAATAACTCCAGCAGTTATGAAAAATGAAGATGGATATTGGAAGAATAAAATTAAGTTGGATGATTTTGAAAGAAGATTAAAAGAAAATCTTATTAAGAAGTATAATAGTACAATGAATCTTAAGATTGATGAAGATTTTCAATTATATACATCGATTGAATTTAAAAATAAAAAGCCAATATCAACTAAATATAAAAATATAAAGTTATTAGGGGATAAGATATCTTTAAATATAGCGGAAAATGAAAATGCTCAAAAGTTAGCTTATATGAGCCTTGGAACAGGGATTTTTGAAATGAATGCTAGGGGATATGGCTATGTAAATTATAGATGGCTTTAA
- the cas5b gene encoding type I-B CRISPR-associated protein Cas5b has product MKILKFTLSGKTAFFKKPDVNTYLYFTYGNIHRVSLLGMFGAILGYGGYNQMKKTDISKKAKKKDDENSIFPEFYEKLRDIKISIAPNNKKGFIPKKVQTFNNSVGYASKEQGGNLIVKEQWLENPSWDIYVLIDSEESEKVSEYILNHKAIYQPYLGKNDHYANITNIVVIENSEIVEINKLNIINSLFPKKLFEVDLEDEDEEEDELADDVYIEAFKYEEQLPIALDKKTNMYISEGFLYTNMKVSSHNNVNVYKVGERNIVFY; this is encoded by the coding sequence ATGAAAATTTTAAAATTTACACTAAGTGGAAAGACTGCATTTTTTAAAAAGCCAGATGTAAATACATATTTGTATTTTACTTATGGAAATATTCATAGAGTGTCTTTACTTGGAATGTTTGGGGCTATACTTGGATATGGTGGATATAATCAGATGAAAAAAACTGATATATCAAAAAAAGCCAAGAAAAAAGACGACGAAAATTCTATTTTTCCAGAGTTTTATGAAAAGTTGAGAGATATAAAGATATCAATAGCTCCTAACAACAAAAAAGGATTTATTCCTAAAAAAGTACAAACATTTAATAACTCTGTAGGATATGCATCAAAAGAGCAAGGTGGTAATTTAATAGTTAAGGAACAATGGCTTGAAAATCCTTCTTGGGATATATATGTTTTAATAGATAGTGAAGAAAGCGAAAAAGTCTCAGAATATATATTAAATCACAAGGCTATATATCAGCCATACTTAGGTAAAAATGATCACTATGCTAATATTACCAATATAGTAGTAATAGAAAATAGTGAAATTGTAGAAATTAATAAATTAAATATAATAAATTCTCTTTTTCCTAAGAAACTTTTTGAAGTAGACCTTGAAGATGAAGACGAAGAAGAGGATGAATTAGCAGACGATGTTTATATAGAAGCATTTAAATATGAAGAACAATTACCAATAGCCTTAGACAAAAAAACTAATATGTATATATCAGAAGGGTTTTTATATACAAATATGAAAGTAAGTAGTCATAATAATGTTAATGTATATAAGGTTGGGGAAAGAAATATAGTTTTTTATTAG